From the Streptomyces sp. KMM 9044 genome, one window contains:
- a CDS encoding transposase — protein sequence MQATEWDRRLVVRADGKNLVGHAGVVLLHRIADRVGLTRALAAALPRGVGPGWRDRGMALVQLACAIVLGARNVLQAEQLQQHWRPFFPRPVSDSTLWRTLEAIDGPVGARVERVRAVIRRGVWTLLALRPGGFPWISVCGRTLTNWYVLDLDATLVTCTSKKDGAAGTFKGGYGHHPLGAWLANTRECVTMLLRPGNAASNDVADHKTVLAAALRQLRCRCGRSCW from the coding sequence GTGCAGGCTACCGAATGGGATCGTCGGCTCGTTGTGCGGGCCGACGGCAAGAACCTGGTCGGGCATGCGGGCGTGGTGCTGCTGCACCGGATCGCGGACCGGGTCGGGCTGACCCGCGCCCTGGCCGCCGCGCTGCCCCGCGGCGTCGGGCCGGGGTGGCGGGATCGCGGGATGGCCCTGGTCCAGCTGGCCTGCGCGATCGTCCTCGGCGCGAGGAATGTCCTGCAGGCCGAGCAACTGCAGCAGCACTGGAGGCCGTTCTTCCCCCGTCCGGTCTCGGACAGCACCCTGTGGCGCACGCTGGAAGCCATCGACGGCCCTGTCGGAGCCCGGGTGGAGCGCGTGCGCGCCGTGATACGGCGTGGGGTGTGGACGCTGCTCGCCCTGCGGCCCGGTGGGTTCCCGTGGATCTCGGTATGCGGGCGCACGCTCACCAACTGGTACGTCCTGGATCTCGATGCCACCTTGGTGACCTGCACCAGCAAGAAGGACGGCGCGGCCGGCACGTTCAAGGGCGGCTACGGACATCACCCGCTGGGCGCCTGGCTGGCCAATACCCGCGAGTGCGTGACCATGCTGCTACGGCCGGGCAACGCGGCGTCCAACGACGTCGCCGACCACAAGACGGTGCTGGCCGCCGCGCTGCGGCAACTCCGCTGCCGCTGTGGTCGAAGCTGCTGGTGA
- a CDS encoding transposase: MRIDGAAFSHGLLEHLQALTTSRRRVRWVTGWAINTADEAAIALLPADVWNDALRQDGEVHEIKGPDGQKVTYQVAELTGVRDLSGWPEGMRLIVRRVKPSRRDLKKLTAFEQRTGWRYQIVATNIPAHQGLSGVSGSGQVWFVDALYRDHAEVEDRVKAIKRIGLGLLPSKSWQLNAAWVLAATIAADLDAWTRLLLLHDEPELAAAEPETIRRRLYHLPARLTAHARRRTLHLDRTWPWAPAFATAWQRATQLPAHT, translated from the coding sequence GTGAGGATCGACGGCGCGGCCTTCAGCCACGGCCTCCTTGAGCATCTGCAGGCGCTGACCACCAGCCGCCGCCGAGTGCGCTGGGTGACCGGCTGGGCCATCAATACCGCCGACGAGGCCGCGATCGCACTGCTGCCCGCGGACGTGTGGAACGACGCGCTGCGGCAGGACGGCGAGGTCCACGAGATCAAGGGCCCGGACGGACAGAAGGTCACCTACCAGGTCGCCGAGCTGACCGGGGTGCGCGACCTGAGCGGCTGGCCCGAGGGGATGCGGCTGATCGTGCGCCGGGTCAAGCCCTCGCGCCGCGATCTGAAGAAGCTGACCGCGTTCGAGCAGCGCACCGGCTGGCGTTACCAGATCGTCGCCACGAACATCCCCGCCCACCAGGGGCTTTCCGGGGTGTCCGGCTCCGGGCAGGTGTGGTTCGTCGATGCTCTCTACCGTGATCATGCCGAGGTCGAGGATCGTGTCAAGGCGATCAAGCGGATCGGCCTCGGGCTGCTGCCCTCGAAGTCCTGGCAGCTGAACGCCGCCTGGGTGCTGGCTGCCACTATCGCCGCGGACCTCGACGCATGGACCAGGCTCCTTCTCCTGCATGACGAGCCCGAACTCGCCGCCGCCGAACCGGAGACGATCCGCAGGAGGCTCTACCACCTGCCCGCCCGGCTCACCGCCCACGCACGCAGACGCACCCTCCACCTCGACCGCACCTGGCCCTGGGCGCCGGCGTTCGCCACCGCCTGGCAGCGGGCCACCCAGCTTCCGGCCCACACCTGA
- a CDS encoding DUF397 domain-containing protein, with translation MISETAWFKSSYSGGGGGECLEVATAPGTVHVRDSKRPTDAIVTVSPQAWAGLVALAVTDLRV, from the coding sequence ATGATCTCGGAGACAGCCTGGTTCAAGAGCAGCTACAGCGGTGGGGGTGGCGGCGAGTGCCTGGAGGTCGCCACCGCCCCCGGCACCGTCCACGTGCGGGACTCGAAGCGACCGACTGACGCGATCGTGACCGTCTCCCCGCAGGCGTGGGCCGGGCTGGTCGCCCTGGCCGTCACGGACCTGCGCGTGTGA
- a CDS encoding helix-turn-helix domain-containing protein, which yields MEPTELGTDVEHTAGETGSRPEDDPGTGVVAAFGRQLKLLRTAAGMERTELGCRLGYSASSIASYEQGRRIPPPRFIERADEALRAGGVLAALKEEVARAQYPAHFRDAARAEARALGVHVYAAIAVPGLLQTEEYARAVFTVQRPLLDDDVIEQRLSARLARQDIFDRRPAPLLSFVIEEFVLRRPLGGRSVLNEQLEHILLVSQKRNVEIQVMPVDREDHAGMDGPFNLIDTAEGQRIAYTEVQDDSRMHTDRARVHELESRYGIIRSQALTPRESSAFIEKLLGER from the coding sequence ATGGAGCCGACGGAACTGGGCACGGACGTGGAGCACACGGCGGGGGAGACGGGCTCCCGGCCGGAGGACGATCCGGGTACGGGGGTGGTGGCCGCGTTCGGCCGCCAGCTGAAGCTGCTGAGAACGGCGGCGGGCATGGAGCGTACGGAACTGGGGTGCAGGCTGGGCTACTCGGCCTCCAGCATCGCCTCCTACGAGCAGGGGCGCCGCATTCCGCCGCCCCGGTTCATCGAGCGGGCGGACGAGGCGCTGAGGGCGGGCGGGGTGCTGGCGGCGCTGAAGGAGGAGGTGGCTCGGGCGCAGTATCCGGCACACTTCCGGGACGCGGCGCGTGCGGAGGCCAGGGCTCTGGGAGTGCACGTGTACGCAGCCATCGCTGTACCTGGCCTGTTGCAAACGGAAGAGTACGCGCGCGCGGTGTTCACCGTGCAGCGTCCGCTGCTGGACGACGACGTCATCGAACAACGGCTGTCGGCGCGCCTGGCCCGGCAGGACATCTTCGACCGGCGCCCCGCGCCCTTGCTGAGCTTCGTGATCGAGGAGTTCGTCCTGCGCAGGCCGCTCGGTGGACGGTCGGTACTGAACGAGCAGTTGGAGCACATCCTGCTGGTCAGCCAGAAGCGGAACGTGGAGATCCAGGTCATGCCGGTGGATCGCGAGGACCACGCGGGAATGGACGGGCCCTTCAACCTCATTGACACGGCTGAGGGGCAACGCATCGCCTACACGGAAGTGCAGGATGACAGCCGTATGCATACAGATCGAGCCAGGGTTCATGAACTCGAATCCCGCTATGGCATCATCCGATCACAGGCGCTCACCCCGCGTGAGTCGTCAGCGTTCATCGAGAAGTTGCTGGGAGAGAGATGA
- a CDS encoding phosphotransferase has protein sequence MAHYTTADQIALNAVAERYALTNPAIAPLAGGAANSSFRLDADQGRYVLTALDNHDDRSASALARHTRALRMLGLSTSVIVPTVDGDLVTPVGGRRLVLKEWISGRVEQPLPVTLLPEAGQFLAELHGLPSQADGLEDVPRGARRLSSEQLAAIPGFPDREFAGWLTGRLDRIRVAELRARREPCLVHGDLFDDNIVVRDDGHLSVLDWETVSLDDPLLDLGMAAVGLAQDGAGLLSIERFEALLRGYEKRRPLTMEDRAVLPLEIEHAALIIGYHRYHRHNVRFPNPDRAAYHREMVRFAESVEGRARGLVD, from the coding sequence GTGGCGCACTACACCACAGCCGATCAGATCGCCCTGAACGCCGTCGCCGAGCGGTACGCGTTGACGAACCCGGCGATCGCCCCGCTCGCGGGAGGGGCCGCCAACTCCAGCTTCCGACTCGACGCCGACCAGGGGCGATACGTCCTCACCGCGTTGGACAACCACGACGACCGCAGCGCGTCGGCCCTGGCCCGCCACACTCGCGCCCTGCGCATGCTCGGCCTGTCCACCAGCGTGATCGTCCCGACGGTGGACGGAGACCTGGTCACCCCGGTCGGCGGCCGGAGACTCGTGCTGAAGGAATGGATCTCCGGAAGGGTCGAACAGCCCCTGCCGGTGACGCTGCTGCCCGAGGCCGGCCAGTTCCTCGCCGAGCTGCACGGCCTGCCGTCTCAGGCCGACGGCCTGGAGGACGTCCCCCGCGGCGCTCGTCGACTGTCCTCCGAACAGCTTGCCGCGATCCCCGGCTTCCCCGACCGGGAGTTCGCCGGGTGGCTGACGGGGCGCCTCGACCGGATCCGCGTCGCTGAGCTCCGCGCCCGGCGCGAACCGTGTCTCGTCCACGGTGACCTCTTCGACGACAACATCGTCGTCCGGGACGACGGGCACCTTTCCGTTCTCGACTGGGAGACGGTCTCCCTGGACGACCCTCTGCTCGATCTCGGCATGGCCGCGGTGGGCCTGGCACAGGACGGAGCGGGACTCCTCTCCATCGAGCGGTTCGAAGCGCTTCTGCGCGGCTACGAGAAGAGACGGCCTCTCACGATGGAAGACCGTGCCGTTCTCCCCCTGGAGATCGAGCACGCGGCCCTCATCATCGGCTACCACCGCTACCACCGCCACAACGTGCGCTTCCCGAACCCCGACAGAGCCGCCTATCACCGGGAGATGGTGAGGTTCGCCGAGTCCGTGGAGGGCCGGGCGCGAGGGCTGGTCGACTGA
- a CDS encoding ATP/GTP-binding protein — MGRSDLRALFRSNDREVKAVDYFADRVDEWQSVARGLSVLVDATRERGFDVQDLEAPRRNVLTFYGVGGIGKSTLSRQVTGHLRQGTGRRGHWPAVDLATGPVVPVRIDLARDSGTDFESLVLAIRLAAAELGRPMPTFDLALQRYWEHNHPGEPLDEYILRRTRLSGLPGARNLPGQVQSALADVAQAVALPGTVGNVVGQGLRMVVHALRERQHRVRAFAGCRRFADLLEATPDQDALSFYPYLLAWDLANVPRRQRATLVVLLDTFEDVGDRIHRDLERLVQRVVWLMPGTLFVITGRNRLQWDDPRLEGQLDWAGDEFWPQLVGGATQEPRQHTVGYLSAGDCEAYLSQRLTRDGRPMMDDATRRLITTNSHGLPLYLDLAAMRFLDLYRRRGHAPAADEFNIGFPALVARTFRDLAPETRRVLRSVSLLETFSVPLASAAAGLDHDAPAQDLTERPFVDHDPDAPWPYRLHSLVREAVREMDSTSDDRWTEADWRRAARRAFDAVGQQDLSDRARLVSALRQGLTLSHEFDLPLGWLEDAAFQYVDDFVWEPIEPPSVAPSDDRPLTPAQALATVLSSIAQRQRHHRGQTARRLRVVLDSGALPESLSELPRYFLAECDRDLGNFRASLEGMHRVADAGGRLSATARRGLVHLARRTGDFPQAFQAATRLGVEGRQDRVMGDLHWAHGSIALACASYASARDQALAAGQAGEAALSQTCLAFAAAFQDRPRAAEQIDRAGELLAGVAIRWAEVHLRVAALVRDAGIAGGFPERAEAVATEAREAGLTSSVAYVRFAECLHVRLTEGRDALTTARERLTRECVNGTEFAYLVELTHLMAGEEPPDSLPRATWLDTVDQVRARWAGLVEDRRRESPTARQGD, encoded by the coding sequence GTGGGTCGGTCGGATCTGAGGGCGCTGTTCCGTTCCAACGACCGGGAGGTCAAGGCGGTCGACTACTTCGCGGACCGCGTCGACGAGTGGCAGTCCGTCGCCCGGGGGCTATCCGTTCTCGTGGACGCGACGCGGGAGAGGGGCTTCGACGTCCAGGACCTTGAGGCACCCCGGCGGAACGTGCTCACCTTCTACGGTGTCGGCGGTATCGGGAAGTCGACCCTCTCACGTCAGGTGACCGGGCACCTGAGGCAGGGGACCGGCCGTCGGGGACACTGGCCGGCGGTCGATCTGGCGACCGGCCCCGTCGTGCCGGTGCGGATCGATCTGGCGCGGGACTCGGGCACGGACTTCGAGTCCCTGGTACTGGCCATCCGCCTGGCAGCGGCGGAACTGGGACGACCGATGCCGACGTTCGACCTAGCCCTCCAGCGTTACTGGGAGCACAACCATCCGGGTGAGCCGCTCGACGAGTACATTCTGCGCCGTACCCGGCTCAGTGGGCTGCCCGGGGCGCGGAACCTGCCGGGCCAGGTGCAGTCGGCCCTGGCGGACGTGGCGCAGGCCGTGGCTCTTCCGGGCACGGTGGGCAACGTCGTCGGCCAAGGCTTACGCATGGTGGTGCACGCCCTGCGGGAGAGGCAGCACCGGGTCAGGGCGTTCGCCGGGTGCCGCCGGTTCGCCGACCTCCTCGAGGCCACCCCGGACCAGGACGCGCTCAGTTTCTACCCGTACCTTCTCGCCTGGGACCTGGCCAATGTACCGAGGCGGCAGCGGGCGACCCTCGTCGTCCTGCTGGACACCTTCGAGGATGTCGGCGACCGGATCCACCGCGACCTCGAACGCCTCGTCCAACGTGTGGTGTGGCTGATGCCGGGAACCCTGTTCGTCATCACCGGACGCAATCGCCTCCAATGGGACGACCCGCGCCTCGAAGGGCAGCTGGACTGGGCTGGCGACGAGTTCTGGCCGCAGTTGGTCGGCGGTGCTACGCAGGAGCCCCGCCAGCACACGGTCGGCTATCTTTCAGCCGGGGACTGCGAGGCGTATCTCTCGCAGCGCCTGACACGTGACGGACGGCCGATGATGGACGACGCCACCCGCCGGCTGATCACGACCAACTCCCACGGTCTGCCGCTCTACCTCGACCTCGCCGCGATGCGGTTCCTCGACCTCTACCGACGCCGGGGACACGCGCCCGCGGCTGATGAGTTCAACATCGGCTTCCCCGCTCTCGTGGCCCGGACCTTCCGGGACCTGGCCCCGGAGACACGCCGGGTCCTTCGCTCTGTGAGTCTCCTGGAGACCTTCTCGGTCCCGCTGGCGTCCGCCGCCGCAGGCCTTGACCACGACGCTCCCGCGCAGGATTTGACCGAGCGGCCGTTCGTCGACCACGACCCCGACGCGCCCTGGCCGTACCGCCTGCACTCGCTGGTCCGTGAAGCGGTGCGGGAGATGGACTCGACCAGCGACGACCGGTGGACGGAAGCGGACTGGCGACGAGCCGCGCGGCGGGCGTTCGACGCCGTCGGACAGCAGGATCTCTCCGACCGTGCGCGCCTTGTCTCTGCCCTGCGCCAGGGGCTGACGCTCTCCCACGAGTTCGACCTGCCGCTCGGATGGCTGGAGGACGCGGCCTTCCAGTACGTCGACGACTTCGTGTGGGAGCCGATCGAGCCGCCCTCGGTGGCCCCGTCCGACGACCGGCCTCTCACCCCCGCGCAAGCGCTGGCGACCGTGCTCTCCTCCATCGCACAGCGTCAGCGTCACCATCGCGGCCAAACGGCGCGGCGACTCCGCGTGGTCCTCGACAGCGGTGCACTGCCGGAGAGCCTGAGCGAACTGCCCCGCTACTTCCTCGCCGAATGCGACCGGGACCTCGGCAACTTCCGGGCGTCCCTGGAAGGCATGCACCGTGTTGCCGACGCCGGTGGACGCCTGTCCGCGACCGCGCGCCGGGGCCTGGTGCACCTCGCCCGCAGGACTGGTGACTTCCCTCAGGCGTTCCAGGCCGCCACGCGTCTCGGCGTCGAAGGACGACAGGACCGGGTCATGGGTGACCTGCACTGGGCTCATGGGTCCATCGCCCTGGCCTGCGCCTCCTACGCGTCGGCCCGCGACCAGGCCCTCGCCGCCGGGCAGGCCGGTGAGGCCGCGCTCTCGCAGACCTGCCTCGCCTTCGCCGCGGCCTTCCAGGACCGTCCCCGGGCTGCCGAGCAGATCGACCGTGCCGGGGAGCTCCTCGCGGGCGTCGCGATCCGCTGGGCCGAGGTCCACCTCCGCGTCGCCGCGCTGGTACGCGACGCGGGCATCGCGGGCGGCTTCCCCGAGCGAGCTGAAGCAGTCGCGACCGAGGCCCGGGAGGCGGGCCTGACCTCGTCCGTGGCGTACGTCCGCTTCGCGGAGTGCCTCCACGTTCGCCTCACCGAAGGCAGGGACGCACTCACCACCGCGCGGGAACGGTTGACGCGGGAGTGCGTCAACGGCACCGAGTTCGCCTATCTCGTGGAGCTTACCCACCTGATGGCGGGGGAGGAGCCCCCGGACAGCCTTCCACGGGCCACCTGGCTGGACACCGTCGACCAGGTGCGGGCACGCTGGGCCGGCCTCGTCGAGGACCGCAGGCGCGAGTCGCCTACCGCACGCCAAGGAGACTGA
- a CDS encoding ATP-binding protein produces the protein MTKEDTSGTTLTGAPEPLTPVRHFGMRFSCTPRGARLARRLAGVRLDAWGWAYGTDAHDDVTLIVAELCSNAVRHARVSGRDFRLDLGARPAPGASPHTASALGASPDGRAVVLRVAVTDTVGERFPVTRPVRPLDDTGRGLAIVAALAARSGWRPRESGTPGKTVWAEYAAPVPS, from the coding sequence ATGACGAAGGAAGACACCTCCGGCACCACCCTCACCGGTGCCCCCGAACCCCTCACCCCCGTCCGGCACTTCGGGATGCGGTTCAGTTGCACCCCGCGCGGTGCCCGGCTCGCCCGGCGGCTGGCCGGGGTGCGGCTGGACGCGTGGGGGTGGGCGTACGGCACCGACGCGCACGACGACGTGACGCTGATCGTCGCCGAGCTGTGCTCCAACGCCGTACGGCACGCACGGGTGTCCGGCCGGGACTTCCGGCTGGACCTCGGCGCGCGCCCCGCCCCCGGCGCCTCCCCCCACACCGCCTCAGCCCTCGGCGCCTCCCCCGACGGGAGGGCCGTCGTCCTCCGCGTCGCTGTCACCGACACCGTCGGCGAGCGGTTCCCCGTCACCCGTCCGGTCCGGCCGCTGGACGACACGGGGCGCGGACTCGCGATCGTGGCGGCGCTCGCCGCCCGCTCGGGATGGCGGCCCCGGGAGAGCGGGACGCCGGGGAAGACCGTGTGGGCGGAGTACGCGGCACCGGTCCCCTCCTGA
- a CDS encoding DEAD/DEAH box helicase yields the protein MRPTLAAQALRDTAVEYLTTTFALAEPATQEALTDFLTDPADGLFRGPYLRVRRPFRSAPGGWERHLDWWQDGFRPYAHQAEAFARLTTKDGHTPQPTLVTTGTGSGKTESFLVPVIDHCRRERAAGQAGVKAVLLYPMNALAGDQAGRLGKLLDEDPRLAEVTAGLYIGEASARGAASPYGRVMVDRSEMRRNPPDVLLTNYKMLDLLLQRQLDAPLWADADLAYVVIDEFHTYDGAQGTDVAMLLRRLGAVAGAAEEGRPLGSVCPVATSATLGGSGPRADPQTAGAGGARAILDVASRVFGTYFPDDAVIGEDRREPGAFLKPLDVSLPVPPPGEVAALPDPAATAGGMDRLARAVLGCDASDARELGRRLLAHPVTHELLATGVDQPLTFEEVLRGFPASSPWCPVVEQDPATAVEALARFVALVSEARDPDAPNGERRPLLLVESHLWVRSLSRVLRFVAPRPVFSWSDADQAAACAVASAAQEERRRSVRRSGRLPSAYCRHCGRSGWSAVCPERNPSELVTAPDDVYRLSAGGGAGKARVRAMIAATPAEAAEEARRALARARRRRTATSRDASVLVLEDNGERLRPVDPDEVLLPGDRIADAPDNGVFVKMWYLQSDADEFARQDRCPACGQAQGIRFLGAGVAPLASVAVTQLFTGGELPARDTDGNDRRRTLVFNDSVQDAAHLAGFVASRAWKFSLRSLVHEQLAEQASEDPEFAKDGVPLNELIAALVRRASVDKEKLLASVVPPDLHDVDGVRRLLAGRKRLPKGTWNLVGERLAFNTLLEFGLHARLGRTLELTRTVAAEVHLPDPGTAARTAEALYEEVLRQQLPFDEAPAEGSPAHPEAGDGGFDDPPDDTPDGGPDAGVPVRVPAVGPERLRRFEGFVRGLLEHVRVSGGIRHAWLDTFIGEEGRNRYSVWGGRPEGMQAFGRGSEAPAFVLVGARAGRSDFERVDTRESWYTDFTARCLDMDRSLAGDYLARLLPRLAEPGIGALAYRRTGEQRAGRGRDRAGVYGLTPGHVRVRPLADDETAAAALVCRECGWTQTVPPERVQVWAGLPCPLKGCAGALRRPPAADAGRAGRDFRGDYYRRLYREADPYSVVAAEHTGVLTRREREQVEKGFREGVRHTDPNVLSCTPTLELGIDIGQLEAVLLASLPPTTAAYVQRSGRAGRSTGNALLVSLADTSPRSLYHLAEPRHLIAGRILPPGCFLSATELLRRQFTARLLDLAGRGGLEGVLPLPDRATALFGRAGWLRRFAEAVVGRTDLVDDFLRLFPEVEGVPDSGASRDAHKELRRYVEPLPDAGDAAAARSPERWLAWRLRDAETAWEAERAELVDRLAAIDEAAEALHDTVEDEAREKRTLGRDSVAQFRAVAGQAVSM from the coding sequence ATGAGACCCACACTCGCCGCGCAGGCACTGCGCGACACGGCGGTCGAGTACCTGACCACCACGTTCGCGCTGGCCGAACCGGCCACGCAGGAGGCGCTCACCGACTTCCTCACCGATCCGGCCGACGGCCTCTTCCGGGGGCCGTATCTGCGCGTCCGGCGGCCGTTCCGGTCCGCGCCCGGCGGCTGGGAGCGGCACCTGGACTGGTGGCAGGACGGTTTCCGGCCGTACGCGCACCAGGCGGAGGCCTTCGCTCGGCTCACCACCAAGGACGGGCATACTCCTCAGCCCACGCTCGTGACGACCGGTACGGGGTCCGGGAAGACCGAGTCGTTCCTGGTGCCCGTGATCGACCACTGCCGTCGGGAGCGGGCGGCGGGACAGGCCGGCGTCAAGGCGGTGCTGCTGTATCCGATGAACGCGCTCGCCGGGGACCAGGCGGGGCGGCTCGGCAAGCTGCTGGACGAGGACCCGCGGCTCGCCGAGGTGACCGCCGGGCTGTACATCGGCGAGGCGAGCGCCCGGGGGGCGGCCTCCCCTTACGGGCGGGTGATGGTGGACCGGTCGGAGATGCGCCGTAATCCGCCGGACGTCCTGCTCACCAACTACAAGATGCTGGACCTGCTGCTCCAGCGGCAGCTCGACGCCCCGCTGTGGGCGGACGCGGACCTCGCGTACGTGGTGATCGACGAGTTCCACACCTACGACGGCGCACAGGGCACGGACGTGGCGATGCTGCTGCGGCGCCTCGGCGCGGTCGCCGGGGCGGCCGAGGAGGGGCGGCCACTCGGGTCGGTGTGCCCGGTGGCGACGTCGGCGACCCTCGGCGGGTCCGGGCCGCGGGCCGATCCGCAGACCGCGGGGGCCGGCGGGGCACGGGCCATACTGGACGTGGCCTCGCGGGTGTTCGGCACGTACTTCCCCGACGACGCGGTGATCGGGGAGGACCGGCGGGAGCCGGGTGCCTTCCTGAAGCCGCTGGACGTCTCGCTGCCCGTGCCGCCGCCCGGCGAGGTGGCCGCGCTGCCCGACCCGGCGGCCACGGCCGGCGGGATGGACCGGCTGGCGCGCGCCGTGCTCGGCTGCGACGCGTCCGACGCCCGGGAGCTGGGACGCCGGCTGCTCGCGCACCCGGTGACCCACGAGCTGCTGGCCACGGGGGTGGATCAGCCGCTCACCTTCGAGGAGGTGCTGCGGGGCTTCCCGGCGAGTTCGCCCTGGTGTCCGGTGGTGGAGCAGGACCCGGCGACCGCCGTGGAGGCGCTGGCCCGGTTCGTGGCGCTGGTCTCCGAGGCCCGTGACCCGGACGCCCCAAACGGGGAGCGGCGGCCCCTGCTGCTGGTCGAGAGCCACCTGTGGGTGCGGTCGCTGTCGCGGGTGCTGCGGTTCGTGGCGCCCCGGCCGGTGTTCTCCTGGTCGGACGCCGACCAGGCCGCCGCCTGTGCCGTGGCGTCGGCCGCGCAGGAGGAGCGGCGGCGTTCGGTGCGGCGCTCGGGGCGGCTGCCGTCGGCGTACTGCCGGCACTGCGGGCGGTCCGGCTGGAGCGCCGTGTGCCCCGAGCGCAACCCGTCCGAGTTGGTGACCGCCCCCGATGACGTCTACCGGCTGAGCGCGGGCGGCGGCGCAGGGAAGGCCCGGGTGCGGGCGATGATCGCGGCGACGCCCGCCGAGGCGGCCGAGGAGGCCCGCCGGGCCCTCGCTCGGGCCCGGCGCAGGCGTACGGCGACCTCGCGGGACGCGAGCGTGCTCGTCCTGGAGGACAACGGGGAGCGGCTGCGGCCCGTCGACCCGGATGAAGTCCTGCTGCCCGGCGACCGGATCGCCGACGCCCCGGACAACGGGGTGTTCGTCAAGATGTGGTACCTCCAGTCGGACGCCGACGAGTTCGCCCGGCAGGACCGCTGCCCGGCCTGCGGCCAGGCCCAGGGCATCCGCTTCCTCGGCGCGGGCGTCGCGCCGCTCGCGTCGGTGGCGGTCACCCAGTTGTTCACCGGTGGCGAGCTGCCCGCGAGGGACACCGACGGAAACGACCGGCGACGCACCCTGGTCTTCAACGACTCGGTGCAGGACGCCGCGCACCTGGCCGGGTTCGTGGCCAGCCGGGCGTGGAAGTTCTCCCTGCGTTCGCTGGTCCACGAGCAGCTGGCCGAACAGGCGTCGGAGGACCCGGAGTTCGCGAAGGACGGCGTGCCGCTGAACGAGCTGATCGCCGCGCTGGTGCGGCGGGCGTCGGTGGACAAGGAGAAGCTCCTGGCCTCCGTCGTACCGCCGGACCTGCACGACGTGGACGGGGTACGGCGGCTGCTGGCCGGGCGGAAGCGGTTACCGAAGGGCACGTGGAATCTGGTCGGGGAGCGCCTGGCGTTCAACACGCTGCTGGAGTTCGGGCTGCACGCCCGGCTCGGCCGCACCCTGGAACTGACCCGAACCGTGGCCGCCGAGGTCCACCTGCCCGACCCGGGGACGGCGGCCAGGACCGCCGAGGCCCTCTACGAGGAGGTCCTGCGGCAGCAACTGCCGTTCGACGAGGCGCCGGCCGAGGGGTCCCCCGCCCACCCGGAAGCCGGGGACGGCGGCTTCGACGACCCCCCGGACGACACTCCGGACGGCGGCCCGGACGCGGGCGTGCCGGTCAGGGTGCCCGCGGTGGGGCCCGAACGGCTGCGCCGCTTCGAGGGGTTCGTGCGCGGGCTGCTGGAACACGTCAGGGTCAGCGGCGGGATACGGCACGCCTGGCTGGACACCTTCATCGGCGAGGAGGGCCGCAACCGCTACAGCGTGTGGGGCGGGCGCCCGGAGGGGATGCAGGCGTTCGGGCGGGGCTCCGAGGCCCCGGCGTTCGTCCTCGTCGGCGCACGGGCCGGCCGGAGCGACTTCGAACGGGTCGACACCCGGGAGAGCTGGTACACCGACTTCACGGCCCGCTGCCTGGACATGGACCGCTCCCTGGCCGGCGACTACCTGGCCAGGCTGCTTCCCCGGCTCGCCGAGCCGGGCATCGGCGCGCTGGCGTACCGGCGTACCGGCGAGCAGCGCGCCGGACGCGGCCGGGACCGGGCCGGGGTGTACGGGCTGACCCCCGGACACGTCCGGGTGCGTCCGCTCGCCGACGACGAGACGGCCGCCGCCGCGCTGGTGTGCCGCGAGTGCGGCTGGACGCAGACCGTGCCGCCGGAGCGGGTCCAGGTGTGGGCGGGGCTGCCCTGTCCGCTCAAAGGCTGCGCCGGCGCCCTGCGACGGCCCCCGGCGGCGGACGCCGGGCGGGCCGGACGTGACTTCCGCGGCGACTACTACCGCCGTCTGTACCGGGAGGCCGACCCCTACAGCGTGGTCGCGGCCGAGCACACCGGTGTGCTGACCCGCAGGGAACGCGAGCAGGTCGAGAAGGGCTTCCGCGAAGGGGTCCGGCACACCGACCCCAACGTGCTGTCCTGCACGCCCACCCTGGAGCTCGGCATCGACATCGGCCAGTTGGAGGCGGTGCTGCTGGCCTCGCTGCCGCCGACGACCGCGGCGTACGTCCAGCGGTCCGGCCGGGCGGGGCGCTCCACCGGCAACGCGCTGCTGGTGTCCCTCGCCGACACCAGCCCACGCTCCCTTTACCACCTGGCAGAGCCCCGGCATCTGATCGCCGGGCGCATCCTTCCACCGGGCTGCTTCCTGTCCGCCACCGAGCTGCTGCGCCGCCAGTTCACCGCCCGTCTGCTCGACCTCGCGGGCCGGGGCGGGCTGGAGGGCGTGCTGCCGCTGCCCGACCGGGCTACGGCACTGTTCGGGCGGGCCGGATGGCTGCGCCGGTTCGCCGAGGCCGTCGTCGGCCGGACCGACCTGGTGGACGACTTCCTGCGACTGTTCCCCGAGGTCGAGGGGGTCCCCGACTCGGGGGCGTCCCGTGACGCCCACAAGGAGCTGCGCCGGTACGTGGAGCCGCTGCCCGACGCCGGTGACGCGGCGGCGGCGCGATCGCCCGAGCGGTGGCTGGCCTGGCGGCTGCGGGACGCCGAGACCGCCTGGGAGGCGGAGCGGGCGGAGCTGGTGGACCGGCTCGCCGCGATCGACGAGGCCGCCGAGGCGTTGCACGACACCGTCGAGGACGAGGCCCGCGAGAAGCGGACCCTCGGCCGGGACTCCGTTGCCCAATTCCGAGCGGTCGCCGGTCAGGCTGTGAGCATGTAG